The Desulfofundulus salinus genome includes the window TGCCCGCATGGTGGGGAGCGGTCCCAGGCCGCCGGTCAAGTGGGCGGGTGGCAAGGGCCAACTCATTTCGCAGTTCGAGCCGTTGTTCCCTAAAAGAGAGTACGGCTTCTACATAGAACCCTTTGTCGGCGGCGGTGCTGTTTTCTTCCACCTTTTGCCCTCCAGGGCGATACTGATTGATAGCAATGACGAGTTGATTAACTTTTACCATGTTGTCCGGAACGACCTGGAAGCCCTCCTTAGAGATTTGAGGAAACATGAGAACACGGCTGAATATTATTACCGTGTCCGTGCCCTGGATCCCGAACAGCTTACCCCTGTGGAAAGGGCCTCCAGGTTTCTTTACCTGAACAAGACGGCTTATAATGGGTTGTGGCGCGTTAACAGCCGGGGGAAGCACAACGTGCCCTTCGGGCGGTATAAAAATCCCAGGATAATGGACGAGACGAACCTGCGCCTGGTGAGCCGGGTTTTGAAAGACGCGGAAATCCTTTGTGACGACTTCAGCCGGGTGCTGGAATATGCCGGGCCGGGCGCTTTCGTTTATATGGATCCACCCTACCACCCGCTTTCGGAAACGGCCGATTTCACCAGCTATACCCCTGATGCATTTGGAGAAGACGACCAGCGCCGGTTGGCGGAAGTTTTTCGAAAGCTGGACTCAATTGGCTGCCTCGTCATGTTGAGTAATTCGGATACACCATTCATCCGCGGGCTTTATAAAGGCTATGACGTACAGGTGGTTTACGCCAGAAGGGCCATCAATTGCCGGGCTGATAAACGTGGTCCGGTACCGGAGCTGGTTATTCGTAATTATTGCTAGCCGGGAGTGGGAAGATTGTCACCAGATGTCTCTTCCAGGTATAATACGATGCGGCGGGGACAATGTGAATTTTGGACGGTGGATGAAAAGTTGGTAAACCTCTTAAACGGGCGAAGAGACCATGTAAGGTTGTTGAAGGTATTGAACGAACCCGGCGAGCCTTGACCTGTCCGGGTGTCGCTTTCAAAAGCGCGTAACCACCTGCAATCCGCGGAAATACTGTTTTGGAAATACTTACCCGCCGTTTTACCCGTTACTCATGCTTTTTACCGCCTCCCTCCTTTTCCTCCCCCGCCAGTTCCTCAGCCACTTCGAAGGCCATGGCCGGGGCGGGTTGGCGGGCCAGGACACTCTCTCTTGCTTCCCTTGCTGGCTCCACTTTTTTATCCTTAATAAAACCGTATACCAGGGAACCCAGTAGCAACAGCCCCGCAAAGCCTACCGCCGGGAATAGGGTGCCCACCAGCTTTGAAAAACCAAATTGGGCCAGGCCGAAGGCCATAACACCTGCTCCGATGGTTATCAAGCGGTACTTTGACGTACCCTGTCTGGCCAACCGGGCCACAAAACCGTAGAGGCTGCTAACCGCCGTGGTATAAATTTCAGCGAGAAGCACAATGATATACCCGATACGGGCCAGGGGTGAAATGGTGCCTGCCACATAGATCATGGGTATTTCAAAGTTTGTTGCCCGGCCGATATGCGTTAAAATAGAAAGGTTAATGGCGGTTGCGCCCACTCCCAGGCCGATTCCTCCCAGAATGGCGCCTATTTTTAATTTCCGGGCATCGGACATGCTGCCCAGGGGAGCAAGTATGGCCACCGACAGCACCAGGTTATAGGAGGCATACAAAAGGGCCGTCAGGGGCCAGAAGGGTACCGGTGCTTTTCCGGGGTTGGCGTAGACCCTGAGTGTCGACGCCAGGGTGCCGAAATCTGTGGTGATGGTATATATGGCCACCCCAAACACTGCCGCCAGCAGCAGTGGCACTACGAAACTGATGGAAGTAACCACCCCGGCAATGCCGGTAAGCACCGTGACAAGGGAAATGACAATCATTGCCAGGCTGCCCCAAAAGAAGGGCAGCCCTAATTGTTCCGTAAAAATTGCCCCGGCCCCCGCTCCCATGGTGACCAGACCGCCAAACAGGAAAAGGGTAATCACCCAATCTATAGCCGTACCCACCCATTTTCCGCCGGCGTAACGAACAAGAGGTAAGTGAGAATCCGCGTTAAGCCTCCTTCCCAGGTCCAAAATCAGGTAACCAAAAAAGGCCAGAAGAACTGTAGTCAATACCAGTCCCAGCATTCCGGGCAGGCCAAAGTAACCGAAAAACTGCAGTACTTCCTGGCCGGACGCAAAACCTGCCCCTACCACTGTTCCAATGTAGGTTGCGGCGATTGTGAAAACGGAAAGCAGCTTTTTCTTTGTCATATCCTTATTTTTAGATAAATGGCCCGAATTTAAACAGCCACATTATTACGGGAAAGGCTGGTTGTATACCGGTTTTTAGCCGCACATATACTAGATTAAAGAAAGGACGGTGAAATTGATGGCAGATATCTCCATCGGGACTGCCCGGCACATAGATCTAATTAAAATCCGGCTGGGAAGGGATATGAAAAATTTAGAAAAAGAGGGGTTGAAGGTCAGGCTGAAAGAAAGCTCAGCCGGCAGGTTTAATTTTGTGTCCTGTCAGGTAATGCCCGATGGAGGCCAGAAGGGAGACATCCAGGCCATTTTTCGCCACCATATTGCCCGCTCTCTCTCCGATTTGATTTTGGGCCAGTGGCAGAAGTTGCTGCTTAAGGATATGATCAGGGAGAACTACTACTACTTCAACGAGGAGGAACGGCAAAACATTTTTAAGTATGCCTTAAGCCATGTGGGTTATGGTCGGGGCGGGCGAAAAGCAGTTTGCCAGCAACTGTTTAAAAAGAGAATCATGGAAAAGATTCTGGATTTTTTGAGGCATAATAACCAGATCATTGTTGAAGGATTTATACGCTTCCGTCTTAAGGATTATGTGGAACAATTGGAACAGGCCGTGGAAAGGGCAGTGGACGACTTCCTGATGGAAAGGGAGTATCAGGAATTTATCCAGCTGCTTAAATATTTTGTGGAAATTCAGGAATCCCGGGTTGAACTGGTGCATGTGCTCAAGCTGCCCGGGGGGGCGTTTCAACTTTTAGACGAGCAAAAACAGGTCCTCAGGGTAGACTACCTGGAAAATCTATTTATGGATTTAACGGAAGGGGAAATTAATTATGAGGACATGCTTATCAGCACCTTAATTACCCTGGCGCCCAAACAAATTGTCATTCATAACCCGGACTGCGAGAAAAAAAACACCGTCATGGAAACGATTAACCTCGTCTTTTGGGGCCGGGTAAGGGAATGCACCGACTGCTCCTTATGTCGAAAAAAATAATTTGTTGCCCGTTTTTTTTTGTTCTGATATATTTCTTACAGGAATGCCAGAACGGGGTGAGAAGGATTTGCATTGGACGCAGGCCGTGCTGTTGCCGGTAGTGGGGGCCCTGATCGGGTGGCTGACCAACTGGCTGGCGGTACGGCTGATCTTTCGTCCCTACAAACCAGTTCGTGTGCTTGGCTACACCATCCAGGGGGTAGTACCCAAAAGGCGTGGTGAGCTGGCCAGGGTCATCGGCAGGGTGATTGAGGAGCAACTCCTTCCCAAGGAGCAACTGCTCAACTACCTTCGCTCAGAACAATTAAACGAAGATCTGATCTGTTCCGTGGATACGGCTGTCCGTGCCAGGGTGATGGACAGGCTGCCCGGTTTTTTACCCCTGTCCCTGCGGCGAATGATTTCCGACGCTCTGGCCGAACAGATCAAAAGGGAACTGCCACCCCTGGTTAATGAACTGGTAGACCGCTTTGGGGAAAAGCTAAAAGTAGATTTCTGTTTGTCCAGGGTAGTGGAGGAGCAGGTAAATAGTTTTTCGCTGGAACAGTTGGAAAAAGTCATTATCTCTGTTGCTTCCCGGGAACTAAAACATATCGAAATCCTGGGAGGCTTGCTGGGGTTTATGATTGGTCTTTTGCAGGTGGGCATTTTGGGGCTGTATAAATAGGCGTTGTGCTGAAAGCCTCCGGGTCGCCTTTCAGTTGACACAAGCACAGATTCCCAATATAATAACGTAACGAAGCATAAAGCAATGGTGATGAAGGGGAAGAGTAGGCCCTGAAATGCCCGTCCCCAGAGAGGGGGTGCCGCGGCTGGAAGCATCCCTGGATGGGAGGGGCTGAAAACCACCCCGGAGCTGCCCTGCCGAACGCCGTGACACGCGGTAAATAAGCGGGGCCGGTGAGGACCGTTACCACCTTAGAGGCGGGCTGGCCTTTTTTATCTTTTGGTCGCCAAGCAGGGTGGAACCGCGGATTATTTCGTCCCTGAAACAGGGACGTTTTTTATTTCGGTATTAAAAGAAAGGGGTTCTTCTATGGTCAAGGTAACCTTAAAAGATGGTTCCGTGCGGGAATACGAGCCCGGTACTCCTTTGAGCCGCATAGCGCAGGACATCAGTCCCCGCCTGGGCAAGGAAGCCCTGGTGGCGGCGGTGGACGGGCGGCTGGTGGACTTGAGCTACCCTTTACACAGGGATGCCGCCGTTGAGTTCTACACCTTTGAAGATGAGCCGGGGCGGGATGCTTTCCGCCATAGCGCCGCCCATGTCATGGCCCAGGCCGTGAAGCGACTCTTCCCGGAAGTCAAGCTGGCCATCGGCCCGGCCATTGCTGAGGGGTTTTACTACGATTTTGATGCGGAAAAGCCCTTCACGCCTGCGGACCTGGAGAAAATTGAAAAGGAAATGCAGGCCATTGTGAAGGAAGATCTTCCCTTTAAACGGTTTGAAGTATCCCGGGAGGAGGCACTGGAGCGGTTTTCTGCCGCCGGGGAAAAGTACAAGGTGGAGCTTATCAATGAGCTGCCGGGAGATGCGGTAATTTCCTGTTACCAGCAGGGTGAATTCGTGGACCTCTGTGCCGGTCCCCACATTCCTTCCACCGGCAGGCTGAAAGCCTTTAAGCTCACTTCCGTGGCCGGGGCTTACTGGCGAGGCGACGAGAGAAATAAGATGCTCCAGCGCATTTACGGCACCGCTTTTCCTAAGAAATCCCAGCTTGAAGAATACCTCTTCCGTATTGAAGAGGCCAAACGCCGGGATCACCGGAAGCTGGGAGCGGAGCTGGACCTGTTCAGCATCCAGGAAGAAGGGCCGGGCTTTCCCTTTTTCCATCCCAGGGGCATGGTCCTGCGCAACCAGCTGGAACAATTCTGGCGGGAAGAGCATTACAAGAGGGGTTACCAGGAAATCCGCACGCCCATCATCTTAAACCGCTCCTTGTGGGAAAGGTCGGGGCACTGGGAACACTACCGGGAAAACATGTACTTTACCCGGATCGATGACGTGGAATACGCCATCAAGCCCATGAACTGTCCGGGGGGCATCCTGGTGTACAAGAGCCGCCTGCACAGTTACCGGGAACTGCCCATTCGCCTGGCGGAACTGGGTCTGGTGCACCGGCACGAACTTTCCGGTGTGCTCCACGGCCTCATGCGGGTGCGTTGCTTTACCCAGGACGATGCCCACATCTTCATGTTGCCCTCCCAAATCCGGGAAGAGATCATCGGGGTCATTGACCTGGTGGATTATTTCTACAGCATCTTTGGTTTCAATTATAAAGTGGAACTCTCCACCCGTCCCGAAAAATCCATGGGCTCCGACGAGATCTGGGAGATGGCTACCACTGCCCTGGAAGAGGCCTTAAAGGCTAAAGGTATGGCGTATAAGGTAAATGAAGGGGACGGCGCCTTTTACGGGCCCAAAATTGACTTCCACCTGGAGGATTGCCTGGGGCGTACCTGGCAGTGCGGCACCATTCAGCTGGATTTCCTCATGCCGGAGAAGTTTGATCTTACCTACGTTGGTGAGGACGGCCAGAAGCACCGTCCGGTTATGATCCACCGGGTGGTGTTTGGCAGCATTGAACGTTTTATCGGCATCCTTACCGAACATTTTGCCGGTGCCTTTCCCACCTGGCTGGCCCCGGTCCAGGTCAGGGTTCTGCCCATTGCCGACCGGCATGCCGGCTACGCCCGGCAGGTGGTGGAGCGGCTGGAAAGGGAAAATATCAGGGTAGAGCTGGACGCCCGCAATGAAAAGGTAAATTACAAAATCCGCGAGGCCCAGGCACAAAAAATACCCTACATGCTGGTGGTGGGTGACATGGAGGCCCGGGAAGGCACTGTGGCTGTCCGCCACCGCGCCCGGGGGGACCAGGGTGCCCTGCCCCTGGAGGAATTTATCGCCCGCATTCTGGAGGAAATCCGCACTAAAGCTATTGGTTAGGAAAGTATGAAGGGGTGGGTTGTTTTGGTTGGTTTCCAGGCCTGAAGTATCCCCAGTTTTTTAAAGCCCCTGTTTTGGCTCGGTAGCGAGCGACTTGAGCCGAGCACTAGTTTGGCCCGCGAGGCTCACCGGAGCGAGCAGGAGCCAAAACAGGGTAGTTGGAAAGTGGGGATAACTCAGGTTTGAGCCAATTGCGATGTTCGGAAGTAGAGATGAATAGGCCGTTTTAGGGCAGTGGCAAAAATATTTTACCCCGGCACGCGTGCCGGGGTAAAATATTTTTGCCACTGCCCTAAAACGGCCTATTCATCTCTACTTCCGAACATCGCAATTGGCTCCTCTGAAGCGCGCCCAAAAGACCACGGTGGAGTTTGTTTTGTGTGAAAATTCTTCTTGCCAGCAGGACCAATTGCAGGTAAAATAGGGTAGGGCAAAACGCCAGAGAATAAGTTTTCAGGGGCAAACCCATACTAGGTTTAACCATCTTTAAAAATCAGGAAAGGGGGAAAGGGGATTGCGGGAAAAAGTTGAGGAAGTACTCAATAAAATACGCCCTGCCCTGCAGCGGGACGGTGGCGACGTGGAACTGGTAGATGTCGGTGCCGATGGTGTGGTGAAGGTCAGGTTAAAAGGTGCCTGTGGCGGGTGACCCATGTCCACCTATACCCTGAAAATGGGGATTGAGCGGTCGCTCAAGCAGGCAATTCCGGAGGTTAAAGAAGTCATTCAAGTTTAAAAGCCGCGAAAAAAGCCTCTGCACCAGCAGGGGTTTTTTCTATAGGGGGTGGCCCAGGTGCAACGGTACAATGTGGCCGTATGCCAGATGACCATAAACCAGGAAAAAGAAAAAAATCTTGTCCGCGCCCGGGAGATGATTGCCCGCGCCGCGAAACAGGGGGCCAGGCTGGTGGTTCTGCCGGAAATGTTTAACTGTCCTTATGTGGCCAGGCTCTTCCCCCAGTATGCAGAAAGTTACCCGGAGGGGCCCAGTTTACAGATGCTGTCCCGGGCAGCCCGGGAGGAGGGGGTTTACCTGGTGGGTGGCTCCCTGCCGGAGCGGGATGGCGACCGGGTTTATAACACCAGTTTTATATTTGCCCCGGACGGGCGGTTACTGGGCAAACACAGAAAGATGCATCTTTTTGATGTGGAACTGGCCAGCGGATTAACGGTTAAAGAATCCAGCACCATTGGTGCCGGAAATCAGGTTACGGTGATTCCCTCAGAACTGGGCGGCCTGGGTGTGGCCATCTGCTATGATATCCGTTTTCCCGAGCTCATGCGGTTGATGGTGTTGAAAGGAGCCCGGGTGGTGGTGATCCCGGCGGCCTTTAACATGACCACCGGCCCGGCCCACTGGGAGCTAATTTTCCGCATGCGGGCCATTGATAACCAGGCCTATTTCATCGGGGCCTCTCCGGCCCGGGATCCCATGGCACCCTATGTGGCGTATGGCCACTCCCTGGTAGTGGATCCCTGGGGGAATGTGGTCAGCATGGCCCGGGAAGGGGAAGAGATTATCTATGCCGAGATAGATCTGGATTTGATTGAGAAGATTCGCTCGGAACTGCCTTTGTTGCGTCACCGGCGTACGGATGTCTATGCCCTGGAGTTGCTCGCCCCGTA containing:
- a CDS encoding DNA adenine methylase, translating into MFETFPARMVGSGPRPPVKWAGGKGQLISQFEPLFPKREYGFYIEPFVGGGAVFFHLLPSRAILIDSNDELINFYHVVRNDLEALLRDLRKHENTAEYYYRVRALDPEQLTPVERASRFLYLNKTAYNGLWRVNSRGKHNVPFGRYKNPRIMDETNLRLVSRVLKDAEILCDDFSRVLEYAGPGAFVYMDPPYHPLSETADFTSYTPDAFGEDDQRRLAEVFRKLDSIGCLVMLSNSDTPFIRGLYKGYDVQVVYARRAINCRADKRGPVPELVIRNYC
- a CDS encoding YkvI family membrane protein yields the protein MTKKKLLSVFTIAATYIGTVVGAGFASGQEVLQFFGYFGLPGMLGLVLTTVLLAFFGYLILDLGRRLNADSHLPLVRYAGGKWVGTAIDWVITLFLFGGLVTMGAGAGAIFTEQLGLPFFWGSLAMIVISLVTVLTGIAGVVTSISFVVPLLLAAVFGVAIYTITTDFGTLASTLRVYANPGKAPVPFWPLTALLYASYNLVLSVAILAPLGSMSDARKLKIGAILGGIGLGVGATAINLSILTHIGRATNFEIPMIYVAGTISPLARIGYIIVLLAEIYTTAVSSLYGFVARLARQGTSKYRLITIGAGVMAFGLAQFGFSKLVGTLFPAVGFAGLLLLGSLVYGFIKDKKVEPAREARESVLARQPAPAMAFEVAEELAGEEKEGGGKKHE
- the ytxC gene encoding putative sporulation protein YtxC, with protein sequence MADISIGTARHIDLIKIRLGRDMKNLEKEGLKVRLKESSAGRFNFVSCQVMPDGGQKGDIQAIFRHHIARSLSDLILGQWQKLLLKDMIRENYYYFNEEERQNIFKYALSHVGYGRGGRKAVCQQLFKKRIMEKILDFLRHNNQIIVEGFIRFRLKDYVEQLEQAVERAVDDFLMEREYQEFIQLLKYFVEIQESRVELVHVLKLPGGAFQLLDEQKQVLRVDYLENLFMDLTEGEINYEDMLISTLITLAPKQIVIHNPDCEKKNTVMETINLVFWGRVRECTDCSLCRKK
- a CDS encoding DUF445 domain-containing protein, which produces MHWTQAVLLPVVGALIGWLTNWLAVRLIFRPYKPVRVLGYTIQGVVPKRRGELARVIGRVIEEQLLPKEQLLNYLRSEQLNEDLICSVDTAVRARVMDRLPGFLPLSLRRMISDALAEQIKRELPPLVNELVDRFGEKLKVDFCLSRVVEEQVNSFSLEQLEKVIISVASRELKHIEILGGLLGFMIGLLQVGILGLYK
- the thrS gene encoding threonine--tRNA ligase: MVKVTLKDGSVREYEPGTPLSRIAQDISPRLGKEALVAAVDGRLVDLSYPLHRDAAVEFYTFEDEPGRDAFRHSAAHVMAQAVKRLFPEVKLAIGPAIAEGFYYDFDAEKPFTPADLEKIEKEMQAIVKEDLPFKRFEVSREEALERFSAAGEKYKVELINELPGDAVISCYQQGEFVDLCAGPHIPSTGRLKAFKLTSVAGAYWRGDERNKMLQRIYGTAFPKKSQLEEYLFRIEEAKRRDHRKLGAELDLFSIQEEGPGFPFFHPRGMVLRNQLEQFWREEHYKRGYQEIRTPIILNRSLWERSGHWEHYRENMYFTRIDDVEYAIKPMNCPGGILVYKSRLHSYRELPIRLAELGLVHRHELSGVLHGLMRVRCFTQDDAHIFMLPSQIREEIIGVIDLVDYFYSIFGFNYKVELSTRPEKSMGSDEIWEMATTALEEALKAKGMAYKVNEGDGAFYGPKIDFHLEDCLGRTWQCGTIQLDFLMPEKFDLTYVGEDGQKHRPVMIHRVVFGSIERFIGILTEHFAGAFPTWLAPVQVRVLPIADRHAGYARQVVERLERENIRVELDARNEKVNYKIREAQAQKIPYMLVVGDMEAREGTVAVRHRARGDQGALPLEEFIARILEEIRTKAIG
- a CDS encoding NifU family protein, whose protein sequence is MREKVEEVLNKIRPALQRDGGDVELVDVGADGVVKVRLKGACGGUPMSTYTLKMGIERSLKQAIPEVKEVIQV
- a CDS encoding carbon-nitrogen hydrolase family protein — encoded protein: MQRYNVAVCQMTINQEKEKNLVRAREMIARAAKQGARLVVLPEMFNCPYVARLFPQYAESYPEGPSLQMLSRAAREEGVYLVGGSLPERDGDRVYNTSFIFAPDGRLLGKHRKMHLFDVELASGLTVKESSTIGAGNQVTVIPSELGGLGVAICYDIRFPELMRLMVLKGARVVVIPAAFNMTTGPAHWELIFRMRAIDNQAYFIGASPARDPMAPYVAYGHSLVVDPWGNVVSMAREGEEIIYAEIDLDLIEKIRSELPLLRHRRTDVYALELLAP